From Aegilops tauschii subsp. strangulata cultivar AL8/78 chromosome 5, Aet v6.0, whole genome shotgun sequence:
TGGGATTTGTTGTGTTGCGGCCCAAGCGAGCTTGTTGTATCATTTAGTTACTTTATAATATATAAAACGGGGAAAACCCTTTATTATCATTGTTGAGTAGCATGAGGAGCTCATTGTACATTAATATACACACACGGGGAGAAGGAAAAAAGAACGACATATGCACTGACTGCATGCTGTTTCCGAGGACGTGTACTCGAGCTGTGCGCCAGGCTGGGGGAAAAAATGACTCAGCTGAAACATGAAAACAAGCACCTGAACTCCTGAAGGATAGCCAAACCGCGGCAACATTCTTTTTCATATTTTATATTTATCTTTTTAATTTTTAAGCATTTGCAATTGCAAAATTTGGAAAAACAGAGAAACAGATCATAAAAGAAAAAATGCAGAAAACCGGATATCTGTCAATTTTGAGTTGAACCCTTTAAACCAGGCTAACTGTATAACACATCAGCAAATCACAGATATTGGACAGCTCCATTCATTAAAACGACTTCGGGAACAAATCATGCATAATACATCCCACAACTAACATAGGCAATCAGTTTGAAAAAGAACCAACATAGGCAACGATCAGAGAGAGGCTACAACTAATTCTAATTTGATAGTTTTTGTCCTTCATGAAATGGAGGATGAGTAGCAGGATCGATGGGTTTAGGCCACCTGACTCGCAAACGGTAGATATCATGGAATCATCACACCGAGCACCAATAATCACAGTAAGGGTCTAAATCATAGTCAGGGTCTAAATCATCGTCAAGGCCATAATTATGGCAACGTCCATCGTCGTCGTGGGAGATCCAGCTAGGAAGGGTGTTCATCTGAATCATAATAGTCGTCGGACATCCAGCTGCTTCGGACAACCATACTTGACATCCATACTGGAGTCGGAAGCTCCAGCATCTTGACAGTGGCACACTTTGCTCGCAGCGCGCCGTCAGCAACTATGTTGTAGCAGTCGACCACAGAGAGATACTCCAGGCACGGGCAGGCATCGACGACGGCCATGAGCTCCTCGTTCGTGATCTCGCTGCGGGCGAGGCTAAGGTATCGCAGTTCATGCATCAAGGAGATGCCTGCCACCTCCTTCCTATCCCACCTGCGCCTCAATGTTTTGTCCGGCACCAGCCGCTTCAGCCGCGGGCATGCCCTGCCAGTGGCCAAGATTGCGTCGCCGCGGACACCTGTACAGCGCGAAACCTCAATGTCTTCTAGCTGAGGGCACTTGGTTACCAGATCGTACAACCCTTCGCTGGTTACATGGTAGCATGATAAGAGGGCAAGCTTCTTCAGAGAGGGCGACCTGCAAAGTAAAGGAGATAAGTAAGATAACGGGATTTCTTATTGCCTGCAACTCAAGGTGATGCAGACATGCAGTAGATGTCAAACAACCTCTCCATACTAGCTAGGTTGCAGCCAATAAATAGAAGTACAATTGCCAAGAAGGAAAAACAAGTCTAAACAAAAATACAAAATGACAACATGATCTAAAAAGGCCACAAACAAATATAGATACACTTCCGTAAAAAACAGCAGCACTATATGTCTATATCCATGGGTGAAACACAAGAAAAGGATATTGCAAAACTGATGTACGATTCGTTGTTGTGTACTGTAAGAGTCACGTACGCAGTTCAAAAGTCGAACACTGGAAATCTGTAAAAGGGTGAGTACCTGGCCCCAATATAATTGAGGATCTCATCAGTAACAAAGTTCGCCCCCACAAACACTTCCAGCTTCCCGTCGGATCGGTCCACGGCCACCTTCGCCATTGCGCACATCACCTGTGCGCTCTTGCTCAAGTGGTTTGGGTCGTCTGAATCAATACCTCCTTTCT
This genomic window contains:
- the LOC109783009 gene encoding putative F-box/LRR-repeat protein 9, whose protein sequence is MGAGFVCHSWLEAAKAPELWRKVDMGRGPRDKEVLEKKGGIDSDDPNHLSKSAQVMCAMAKVAVDRSDGKLEVFVGANFVTDEILNYIGARSPSLKKLALLSCYHVTSEGLYDLVTKCPQLEDIEVSRCTGVRGDAILATGRACPRLKRLVPDKTLRRRWDRKEVAGISLMHELRYLSLARSEITNEELMAVVDACPCLEYLSVVDCYNIVADGALRAKCATVKMLELPTPVWMSSMVVRSSWMSDDYYDSDEHPS